One genomic window of Kaistia geumhonensis includes the following:
- a CDS encoding TetR/AcrR family transcriptional regulator has protein sequence MEAATAVAHAVGPAHLSLEAVAEQAGVSKGGLLYHFPTKASLIKAIVERHLETVATAAGIPACGGDADADGDGVALRMMRAFLLTPVAKPGGAQGFLAAMAETPEMLDPIRQHNERVAACLRRAHEPEIAMIAFLVVEGLRCLQLFDANPLTEEEIGRIFATLDRILGCPAETA, from the coding sequence ATGGAAGCGGCGACGGCCGTCGCCCACGCCGTCGGACCAGCCCATCTGTCGCTGGAGGCCGTGGCCGAGCAGGCCGGTGTCTCGAAGGGCGGCCTACTTTATCACTTTCCAACCAAAGCGTCTCTCATCAAGGCGATCGTCGAGCGGCATCTGGAGACGGTCGCGACGGCGGCCGGAATCCCGGCCTGCGGGGGCGACGCCGATGCCGACGGGGACGGGGTGGCGCTTCGCATGATGCGGGCTTTCCTGCTGACCCCGGTCGCCAAGCCAGGCGGGGCGCAGGGTTTCCTCGCCGCAATGGCCGAGACCCCGGAAATGCTGGACCCGATCCGGCAGCACAATGAGCGGGTCGCGGCCTGTCTGCGCCGGGCGCATGAACCCGAGATCGCGATGATCGCCTTCCTCGTGGTCGAGGGGCTGCGCTGTCTGCAGCTCTTCGACGCCAATCCGCTGACCGAGGAGGAGATCGGCCGCATCTTCGCGACGCTCGATCGCATTCTCGGCTGCCCGGCCGAGACCGCCTGA
- a CDS encoding MFS transporter, with translation MPASRNIPARGFVALAIMVALLNSTASSPLYAVYRELWSLDTFTISAVFATYAGGTLLALLVLGRLSDRLPDRRIVICGALLLVIAGSLVFGTASDLEHLFLGRFLAGAGTGGVAGTASAALLELDPKLDARRSATLATSVFTIACALGPVITSACLALDLDPLRLPFLIVAALSLVALAGLVAVPFPARRSAGSPPLSATAADGSAQPPRIAGFAIAAAAVFIAWAVGSCFAALGPSFVRDLLGARSVATAGLIVTVFQLVGGISQMGFGSVASPKALVIGSGIIAAAMALCALAIEIAAPALFVAGTVLVGIGYGAAFVGAAGVVNRVAPPDRRATYVSAFYVTAYLSNSLPVLLLGRLSDMIGLADAFVALTAFAVISVMLLLPAAVPILKPFARRPAR, from the coding sequence GTGCCCGCCTCCCGCAACATTCCCGCCCGCGGCTTCGTCGCCCTCGCGATCATGGTCGCGCTGCTGAACAGCACTGCGTCGTCGCCGCTCTACGCCGTCTATCGCGAGCTCTGGTCGCTCGACACCTTCACCATCAGCGCCGTCTTCGCGACCTATGCCGGCGGCACGCTTCTGGCGCTGCTGGTGCTCGGCCGCCTCTCGGACCGCCTGCCGGACCGGCGCATCGTCATCTGCGGCGCGCTGCTCCTCGTCATCGCCGGCTCGCTCGTCTTCGGAACGGCGTCCGACCTCGAGCACCTCTTTCTCGGGCGCTTCCTGGCCGGCGCCGGCACGGGCGGCGTCGCGGGAACGGCGAGCGCGGCGCTGCTGGAGCTCGATCCGAAGCTCGACGCCCGCCGCTCGGCGACGCTCGCCACCTCGGTCTTCACCATCGCCTGCGCCCTCGGCCCGGTCATCACCTCGGCCTGCCTTGCGCTCGATCTCGATCCGCTCCGCCTCCCCTTCCTGATCGTGGCGGCGCTGTCGCTGGTCGCGCTCGCCGGCCTTGTCGCGGTGCCGTTTCCGGCGCGGCGGAGCGCCGGCAGTCCGCCGCTCTCCGCTACGGCGGCCGATGGTTCGGCGCAGCCGCCGCGGATCGCCGGCTTCGCCATCGCGGCCGCAGCCGTCTTCATCGCCTGGGCGGTCGGCTCGTGCTTCGCCGCGCTCGGTCCGAGCTTCGTGCGCGATCTGCTCGGCGCTCGCTCCGTCGCCACGGCGGGCCTGATCGTCACGGTGTTCCAACTCGTCGGGGGCATCAGCCAGATGGGTTTCGGCAGCGTCGCCTCGCCGAAGGCGCTGGTCATCGGAAGCGGCATCATCGCGGCCGCGATGGCGCTCTGCGCGCTGGCGATCGAAATCGCCGCGCCCGCGCTCTTCGTCGCAGGAACCGTGCTGGTCGGCATCGGCTATGGCGCCGCCTTCGTGGGCGCGGCCGGCGTCGTCAACCGCGTCGCGCCGCCGGACCGCCGCGCGACCTATGTCTCGGCCTTCTATGTGACGGCGTATCTCTCGAACAGCCTGCCGGTGCTGCTGCTCGGCCGCCTCTCCGACATGATCGGCCTCGCCGATGCTTTCGTGGCCCTCACCGCCTTCGCCGTCATCTCGGTGATGCTGCTGCTTCCGGCTGCCGTCCCGATCCTGAAACCCTTCGCGCGCCGGCCGGCGCGCTGA
- a CDS encoding MarR family winged helix-turn-helix transcriptional regulator, translating to MAFNHRKTITFRLAQTARAARGRSGMHLVRIGLHPGQESVLKALAEQDGLSMSQLAQTLSVQPPTVTKMVSRLAAQGYVERRASKGDGRQAHVFLTAQGSETIADVDRGWKRLEKEALVGIDEKDVKRLRKLLRQIEKNLSASIDEPEEPAEDDGEEHGEAGNRRPADPADADAARVEAEPA from the coding sequence ATGGCTTTCAACCATCGCAAGACCATCACCTTCCGCCTCGCGCAGACGGCCCGCGCCGCCCGCGGCCGGTCCGGCATGCATCTCGTCAGGATCGGGCTTCATCCCGGCCAGGAAAGCGTCCTGAAGGCGCTGGCCGAGCAGGACGGGCTGTCGATGAGCCAGCTGGCGCAGACCCTCTCGGTCCAGCCGCCGACCGTCACCAAGATGGTGAGCCGGCTTGCCGCACAGGGCTATGTCGAGCGTCGTGCCTCCAAGGGCGACGGCCGTCAGGCGCATGTCTTCCTCACCGCGCAGGGCAGCGAGACGATCGCCGATGTCGATCGCGGCTGGAAGCGACTCGAGAAGGAAGCGCTCGTCGGCATCGACGAGAAGGACGTTAAGCGGCTGCGAAAGCTGCTGCGCCAGATCGAGAAGAACCTCTCGGCAAGCATCGACGAGCCGGAGGAGCCAGCCGAGGACGATGGCGAGGAGCATGGCGAGGCCGGCAACCGCCGCCCTGCCGATCCCGCAGATGCCGACGCCGCCCGCGTGGAGGCCGAGCCGGCCTGA
- a CDS encoding outer membrane beta-barrel protein: protein MRPLSRTLLHAALLGMLAPVGHALAQGVPAGSGPGIGFDTADDFSTLRGTDPGQPVEISPVQGIEAIDVGTLRTTTTDAAEESQGRVTRQAAEQPVTGNEEDGTAKRKKTADARDETAYDPTGIAVGSFTLFPALELRGGYTSNAAQVSTGGPSGLVTLAPDILLQSNWDRHDFQFRLKGAYEYFTDTTVSPDPYLYVEANGRIDLPRDWALRLKADYTYDTQSTNQLGYPGNVDNPPGVSTYDGGATLDGSVGNTILQLRGTATYTGYDPVEVGDITVTQAYLDNTLVNGAVRVGYKVSPTLAPFVEAELSSRIFNRPTDPLGYSRNSNGITLRGGLAYSADPILKGEIALGWRHQQYVDSQFDSFDLPTIDASLIWSPTPLTQVALLAATYVDPAYDINASSTIVYDLGLQVQRYIRRNFTLEADLGYQYQHYLDFDVNQVTYEAALQGTWKLNREAWLVGRLQQEYFQSASDGGSYPTTTATIGLRLQR, encoded by the coding sequence ATGCGTCCCCTCTCCCGCACCCTGCTCCACGCGGCGCTGCTCGGCATGCTCGCGCCGGTCGGGCACGCGCTTGCGCAGGGGGTGCCGGCGGGGAGCGGCCCCGGGATCGGTTTCGATACGGCCGACGACTTCTCGACCCTGCGCGGCACGGATCCGGGACAGCCGGTGGAGATCTCGCCGGTGCAGGGCATCGAGGCGATCGATGTCGGCACGCTCCGTACGACGACGACGGATGCGGCGGAGGAGTCGCAGGGCCGCGTCACCCGCCAGGCCGCCGAGCAGCCCGTCACCGGAAACGAGGAGGATGGAACGGCGAAGCGGAAGAAAACCGCCGACGCGCGCGACGAGACCGCCTATGACCCCACCGGCATCGCCGTCGGCAGTTTCACGCTGTTTCCGGCGCTCGAGCTGCGCGGCGGTTATACCTCCAACGCGGCGCAGGTCAGCACCGGCGGCCCATCCGGCCTCGTGACGCTGGCGCCGGACATCCTGCTGCAGTCGAACTGGGACCGGCACGACTTCCAGTTCCGCCTGAAGGGCGCCTACGAATACTTCACCGACACCACGGTCTCGCCCGATCCCTATCTCTATGTCGAGGCCAACGGCCGCATCGACCTGCCGCGGGACTGGGCGCTGCGCCTCAAGGCCGACTACACCTACGACACGCAGTCGACCAACCAGCTCGGCTATCCCGGCAATGTCGACAACCCGCCCGGCGTCAGCACCTATGATGGCGGCGCGACGCTCGACGGATCCGTCGGCAACACCATCCTGCAATTGCGCGGCACCGCGACCTATACCGGCTACGACCCCGTCGAGGTCGGCGACATCACGGTCACGCAGGCCTATCTGGACAACACGCTGGTCAACGGCGCCGTCCGCGTCGGCTACAAGGTCTCGCCGACGCTGGCCCCCTTCGTCGAGGCGGAGCTGTCCTCGCGCATCTTCAACCGCCCCACCGACCCGCTCGGCTACAGCCGCAATTCGAACGGGATCACGCTGAGGGGCGGCCTCGCCTATTCGGCCGACCCGATCCTCAAGGGCGAGATCGCGCTCGGCTGGCGGCATCAGCAATATGTCGATTCGCAGTTCGATTCCTTCGACCTGCCAACCATCGACGCCTCGCTGATCTGGTCACCGACGCCGCTGACGCAGGTTGCCCTGCTGGCGGCGACCTACGTCGATCCGGCCTACGACATCAACGCTTCCAGCACGATCGTCTACGATCTCGGCCTGCAAGTGCAGCGCTATATCCGCCGCAACTTCACGCTCGAGGCCGACCTTGGCTACCAGTACCAGCATTATCTCGACTTCGACGTGAACCAGGTGACCTACGAGGCTGCGCTGCAGGGCACCTGGAAGCTCAACCGCGAGGCCTGGCTGGTCGGCCGCCTGCAGCAGGAATACTTCCAGAGCGCCAGCGACGGCGGCTCCTATCCGACCACGACCGCCACGATCGGACTGCGCCTGCAGCGCTGA
- a CDS encoding KpsF/GutQ family sugar-phosphate isomerase yields MERQRSGETEAGDALASALRTLSSETAGLAALGRALEDELAASFVAVVALIRRATGRVVVTGVGKSGHVGVKIASTLASTGTPAFFMHAAEASHGDLGMVGKDDVILALSWSGETAELRAIVEFAGRFRNPLVAMTANAESSLARQADHVLLLPRADEACPHGLAPTTSALMQLALGDALAIALLEARGFTAQDFRLYHPGGKLGASLHFVTHVMHAGAAMPLVPAGTVMAAAIAEMTAKRFGCVGVADGEGRLVGIVTDGDLRRHIGPDLLERPVEAVMTRDPKTIPPDMLVGTAIDLLNTTRITAFFVVENRRPIGILHMHDLLRLGVA; encoded by the coding sequence ATGGAGCGGCAGCGGAGCGGGGAAACGGAGGCGGGGGACGCGCTCGCCTCGGCGCTGCGGACGCTTTCGAGCGAGACCGCGGGCCTTGCCGCGCTCGGCCGGGCGCTGGAGGACGAACTCGCGGCGAGCTTCGTCGCCGTGGTCGCGCTCATCCGCCGGGCGACCGGACGGGTCGTGGTCACCGGCGTCGGCAAGAGCGGGCATGTCGGCGTCAAGATCGCCTCGACGCTCGCCTCGACCGGAACGCCGGCCTTCTTCATGCACGCCGCCGAGGCCAGTCACGGCGATCTCGGCATGGTCGGCAAGGACGACGTGATCCTCGCGCTTTCATGGTCGGGCGAAACGGCCGAGCTTCGTGCCATCGTCGAGTTTGCCGGCCGCTTCCGCAATCCGCTCGTCGCGATGACCGCCAATGCCGAGAGTTCGCTCGCCCGGCAGGCCGATCATGTGCTGCTGCTGCCGCGCGCCGACGAGGCCTGCCCGCACGGTCTCGCGCCGACCACCTCGGCGCTGATGCAGCTCGCGCTCGGCGATGCGCTTGCCATCGCGCTGCTTGAGGCGCGCGGCTTCACCGCGCAGGATTTCCGCCTCTATCATCCGGGCGGCAAGCTCGGCGCGAGCCTGCATTTCGTCACCCATGTCATGCATGCCGGCGCGGCGATGCCGCTCGTTCCGGCCGGGACGGTGATGGCGGCGGCGATTGCCGAGATGACGGCCAAGCGCTTCGGCTGCGTCGGTGTGGCCGACGGCGAGGGGCGCCTCGTCGGCATCGTCACCGACGGCGATCTTCGTCGCCATATCGGCCCCGACCTGCTCGAGCGGCCGGTGGAAGCGGTGATGACGCGCGATCCGAAGACCATCCCGCCCGACATGCTGGTCGGCACGGCGATCGACCTGCTCAATACGACGCGGATCACCGCCTTCTTCGTGGTCGAGAATCGCCGCCCGATCGGCATCCTGCACATGCACGATCTGCTGCGGCTCGGCGTCGCCTGA
- a CDS encoding NfeD family protein — protein sequence MNLDFVAGPWGWIVAGLVLLGLELFAPGAFLMWLGLAAVVVGLATLAVDLPWQVAAVLFVVLASIFVLIGRRIAVRRATAEDDLRLNDRAARLVGLTFPLADAIEGGRGRIRVDDSSWGVEGPDLPAGTTIRVVGHDGARLKVVAA from the coding sequence ATGAACCTCGACTTCGTCGCTGGCCCCTGGGGCTGGATCGTCGCCGGCCTCGTGCTGCTCGGCCTCGAACTGTTCGCGCCCGGCGCTTTCCTGATGTGGCTCGGCCTTGCGGCCGTCGTCGTCGGCCTCGCGACTCTGGCCGTCGATCTGCCCTGGCAGGTCGCGGCGGTCCTTTTCGTGGTTCTCGCGTCGATCTTCGTCCTGATCGGTCGGCGCATCGCCGTCCGCCGGGCGACCGCCGAGGACGATCTCCGCCTCAACGACCGCGCGGCGCGGCTCGTCGGCCTCACCTTTCCGCTCGCCGATGCGATCGAGGGCGGGCGCGGCCGCATCCGGGTCGACGATTCGAGCTGGGGCGTCGAAGGGCCCGACCTGCCGGCCGGAACCACCATCCGCGTCGTCGGCCATGACGGCGCGCGGCTGAAGGTGGTCGCGGCCTGA
- a CDS encoding SPFH domain-containing protein gives MDVFGLNVTVLVLVALVVLVLAAGVKTVPQGFNYTIERFGRYTRTLKPGLNLIVPFIDRVGAKLNVMEQVLDVPTQEIITKDNATVSVDGVTFFQVLDAARAAYEVRGLENALLNLTMTNVRTVMGSMDLDQLLSHRDEINDRLLRVVDSAAASWGIKVTRIEIKDIVPPADLVDSMGRQMKAEREKRAQILEAEGLRQSAILRAEGEKQAQILQAEGRREAAFRDAEARERAAEAEAKATELVSRAIAEGDVQAINYFVAQGYTKAIEALASAPNQKVLMLPIEASALLGSIGGVAEIAREAFGGEPHSGPQQRRGPTVPRSGATGE, from the coding sequence ATGGATGTCTTCGGCTTGAACGTGACGGTGCTGGTGCTCGTCGCGCTCGTGGTTCTCGTGCTGGCGGCCGGCGTGAAGACCGTGCCGCAGGGCTTCAACTACACGATCGAGCGTTTCGGCCGCTACACGCGGACGCTGAAGCCTGGCCTCAATCTGATCGTGCCCTTCATCGACCGTGTCGGCGCGAAGTTGAACGTCATGGAGCAGGTGCTCGACGTTCCGACCCAGGAAATCATCACCAAGGACAACGCCACCGTCAGCGTCGACGGCGTGACGTTCTTCCAGGTGCTGGATGCCGCGCGCGCCGCCTATGAGGTGCGCGGGCTGGAGAATGCGCTGCTCAACCTCACCATGACCAATGTGCGCACGGTCATGGGCTCGATGGATCTCGACCAGCTGCTGTCGCATCGCGACGAGATCAACGACCGCCTGCTGCGCGTTGTCGACAGCGCCGCGGCGAGCTGGGGCATCAAGGTCACCCGCATCGAAATCAAGGACATCGTACCGCCGGCCGATCTCGTCGATTCCATGGGTCGCCAGATGAAGGCGGAGCGCGAGAAGCGCGCGCAGATCCTCGAAGCGGAGGGGCTTCGCCAGTCTGCCATCCTGCGCGCCGAAGGCGAGAAGCAGGCGCAGATCCTGCAGGCCGAAGGCCGGCGCGAGGCGGCCTTCCGCGATGCAGAGGCGCGCGAGCGCGCCGCCGAGGCCGAGGCGAAGGCAACCGAGCTCGTCAGCCGGGCGATCGCCGAGGGCGACGTGCAGGCGATCAACTATTTCGTGGCGCAGGGCTATACCAAGGCGATCGAGGCGCTCGCCTCCGCGCCCAACCAGAAGGTGCTGATGCTGCCGATCGAGGCCTCGGCGCTGCTGGGATCGATCGGCGGCGTCGCCGAGATCGCGCGCGAGGCCTTCGGCGGCGAGCCGCATTCCGGGCCGCAGCAGCGTCGCGGCCCGACCGTCCCGCGCAGCGGAGCAACCGGCGAATGA
- the xylA gene encoding xylose isomerase, whose product MTSFFTQKETITFEGQDATSPLAFRWYDKDKVVLGKRLEDHLRFSVAYWHSFTWPGGDPFGGETFLRPWMHGSDALQLAKDKADVAFDMFRLLDVPFFAFHDVDVAPEGASLKETIDNLKVITDIFAKKMETSKTRLLWGTANLFSHRRYMAGAATNPDPDVFTYAVGQVRAAIDATHALGGANYVCWGGREGYETLLNTDMKKELDQLGRFLNMLVDYKHKIGFKGPILIEPKPKEPTKHQYDYDTATVYGFLERYGLAKEVKLNLEQNHAILAGHSFHHEVMLAFALGIFGSLDINRGDNLLGWDTDQFAMDVGELVPVFHEFLKGGGFTTGGLNFDAKIRRQSIDPDDLLIGHVASMDACARALIAAAQMLEDKALTGPLEARYAGWASADSKAILAGEKSFDQVADRALTIADPQPRSGKQEMLEGIVNRYA is encoded by the coding sequence GTGACTTCATTCTTCACCCAGAAAGAGACCATCACGTTCGAGGGCCAGGACGCAACCTCGCCGCTCGCCTTCCGCTGGTACGACAAGGACAAGGTCGTGCTCGGCAAGCGGCTCGAGGACCATCTGCGCTTCTCGGTCGCCTATTGGCATTCCTTCACCTGGCCGGGCGGCGACCCGTTCGGCGGCGAGACCTTCCTGCGTCCCTGGATGCACGGTTCCGACGCGCTCCAGCTCGCCAAGGACAAGGCCGACGTCGCCTTCGACATGTTCCGCCTGCTGGACGTGCCCTTCTTCGCCTTCCATGACGTCGATGTCGCGCCCGAGGGCGCCTCGCTCAAGGAAACGATCGACAATCTGAAGGTCATCACGGACATCTTCGCCAAGAAGATGGAGACGTCGAAGACCCGCCTGCTCTGGGGCACGGCCAATCTCTTCTCGCATCGCCGCTACATGGCCGGCGCCGCGACCAATCCCGATCCGGACGTCTTCACCTATGCCGTCGGCCAGGTCCGCGCGGCGATCGACGCGACCCATGCGCTCGGCGGCGCCAACTATGTCTGCTGGGGCGGCCGCGAGGGCTACGAGACGCTGCTCAACACCGACATGAAGAAGGAACTGGACCAGCTCGGCCGCTTCCTCAACATGCTCGTCGACTACAAGCACAAGATCGGCTTCAAGGGCCCGATCCTGATCGAGCCGAAGCCGAAGGAGCCGACCAAGCACCAGTATGACTACGACACCGCGACGGTGTACGGGTTCCTGGAGCGCTACGGCCTTGCCAAGGAAGTAAAGCTCAATCTCGAGCAGAACCACGCCATCCTCGCCGGCCACTCCTTCCATCACGAGGTGATGCTGGCCTTCGCGCTCGGCATCTTCGGTTCGCTCGACATCAACCGCGGCGACAATCTCCTCGGCTGGGACACCGACCAGTTCGCGATGGATGTCGGCGAGCTGGTGCCGGTCTTCCACGAATTCCTCAAGGGCGGCGGCTTCACCACCGGCGGCCTCAACTTCGACGCCAAGATCCGCCGCCAGTCGATTGATCCGGACGATCTCCTGATCGGCCATGTCGCCTCGATGGACGCCTGCGCCCGCGCGCTCATCGCCGCGGCGCAGATGCTCGAGGACAAGGCGCTCACCGGCCCGCTCGAGGCCCGCTATGCCGGCTGGGCGAGCGCCGACTCGAAGGCGATCCTCGCCGGAGAGAAGAGCTTCGACCAGGTCGCCGACCGCGCGCTGACGATCGCCGATCCGCAGCCGCGCTCGGGCAAGCAGGAAATGCTGGAAGGCATCGTCAACCGCTACGCGTAA
- the xylB gene encoding xylulokinase has protein sequence MFVGIDIGTSSVKTVLMSEDGAVIASESRPLTVQRPHPGWSEQDPESWWTATVETMDALAAAHPAAVAATKGIALSGQMHGATLLGKDGKVLRPCILWNDGRSAAECAELETACPELHAIAGNLAMPGFTAPKLLWVRKHEPDIFAETRHVLLPKAYVRYRMTGDMVEEMSDASGTLWLDVGKRDWSDAVLAATGLDRSHMPRLVEGSQSGGPLSADLARRWGMTSIPVVAGGAGDNAAAAVGLGAIAAGSAFLSLGTSGVLWVTTDRFLPNPSSAVHAFCHALPETWHQMGVMLSAASALSWYSGLVGVKEGELLAALGESVPAPSPVLFLPYLSGERTPHNDVAARGAFIGLAHESDRAVLTQAVLEGVAFATKSCQQVLEAAGSHVAEIDLVGGGSRSALWAGIIANVLGIPVHTVEDGEIGGAFGAARLARIAATGLSPAEVCPPAKRLRTFAPDRALVDAYAERFALWSRLYPAIKAAQAG, from the coding sequence ATGTTTGTCGGGATCGACATTGGGACGTCCAGCGTCAAGACGGTGCTGATGTCCGAGGACGGCGCCGTCATCGCGTCGGAATCGCGGCCGCTCACCGTGCAGCGGCCTCACCCCGGCTGGTCCGAGCAGGACCCGGAGAGCTGGTGGACCGCCACGGTCGAGACTATGGACGCGCTCGCGGCTGCGCATCCTGCCGCCGTCGCGGCGACGAAGGGCATCGCCCTTTCCGGCCAGATGCATGGCGCCACGCTGCTCGGCAAGGACGGCAAGGTCCTGCGCCCGTGCATCCTGTGGAACGACGGGCGTTCGGCGGCCGAATGCGCGGAACTCGAGACTGCCTGTCCCGAGCTGCACGCCATCGCCGGCAATCTCGCGATGCCCGGCTTCACGGCGCCGAAGCTGCTGTGGGTGCGGAAGCACGAGCCGGACATCTTCGCCGAGACGCGCCATGTTCTGCTGCCCAAGGCCTATGTGCGCTACCGCATGACGGGCGACATGGTCGAGGAGATGTCGGACGCCTCCGGCACGCTCTGGCTGGATGTCGGCAAGCGCGACTGGTCGGACGCCGTGCTCGCGGCGACCGGGCTCGATCGCTCGCACATGCCGCGCCTCGTCGAAGGCTCGCAGTCGGGCGGGCCGCTTTCGGCCGATCTCGCCAGGCGCTGGGGAATGACGTCGATCCCGGTCGTCGCGGGCGGCGCCGGCGATAATGCCGCGGCGGCTGTCGGCCTCGGCGCGATCGCCGCCGGCTCGGCCTTCCTCTCGCTCGGCACCTCGGGCGTGCTTTGGGTAACGACCGACCGCTTCCTGCCCAACCCGTCCTCGGCGGTGCACGCCTTCTGCCATGCGCTGCCCGAGACCTGGCATCAGATGGGCGTGATGCTCTCCGCCGCCTCGGCGCTCTCCTGGTATTCGGGCCTCGTCGGCGTCAAGGAAGGCGAATTGCTGGCCGCGCTTGGCGAGAGCGTCCCGGCGCCGTCGCCGGTGCTGTTCCTGCCCTATCTCTCGGGCGAGCGCACCCCGCACAACGACGTTGCGGCCCGCGGCGCCTTCATCGGCCTCGCGCATGAGAGCGACCGGGCGGTGCTGACGCAGGCGGTGCTCGAAGGCGTCGCCTTCGCGACCAAGAGCTGCCAGCAGGTGCTGGAAGCCGCCGGCAGCCATGTCGCCGAGATCGACCTCGTCGGTGGCGGCTCGCGCTCGGCGCTCTGGGCCGGAATCATCGCCAATGTGCTCGGCATTCCGGTCCATACGGTCGAGGACGGCGAGATCGGCGGCGCGTTCGGCGCGGCCCGCCTCGCCCGCATCGCGGCAACCGGCCTTTCGCCCGCCGAGGTCTGCCCGCCTGCCAAGCGGCTGCGCACCTTCGCGCCCGACCGCGCCCTCGTCGATGCCTATGCCGAGCGCTTCGCGCTGTGGAGTCGCCTCTATCCGGCGATCAAGGCGGCGCAGGCGGGGTGA
- the hemH gene encoding ferrochelatase — MMDALPDATALPPGHPPVNFGRIGVLMVNLGTPDATDYWSMRRYLKEFLSDRRVIEVPRAIWWPLLNLVILTTRPKRSGHAYASIWNKERNESPLRTITRAQAEKLAPRFAGDRRIVVDWAMRYGTPSIPERLEALQKAGCERILLMPLYPQYAASTTATVNDKAFDALKAMRWQPALRTLPPYHDDPVYIDALATSITQSLEKLDFEPEIVLASFHGLPKEYLDKGDPYHCHCHKTARLLRKRLGWSEDRLKLTFQSRFGRAEWLQPYTDETVEGLAKSGVKRLAVVSPGFAADCVETLEEIAMQNGEIFREHGGEHFAALPCLNDSPEGMALLEHLARRELMGWV; from the coding sequence ATGATGGATGCACTGCCTGACGCGACGGCCCTGCCGCCCGGCCATCCGCCGGTGAATTTCGGCCGCATCGGCGTGCTGATGGTCAATCTCGGCACGCCCGACGCGACCGATTACTGGTCGATGCGGCGCTATCTGAAGGAATTCCTGTCGGACCGGCGCGTCATCGAGGTGCCGAGGGCGATCTGGTGGCCGCTGCTCAATCTCGTGATCCTCACCACGCGGCCGAAGCGCTCCGGCCATGCCTATGCGTCGATCTGGAACAAGGAGCGCAACGAATCGCCGCTGCGCACCATCACACGTGCCCAGGCCGAGAAGTTGGCGCCGCGCTTCGCCGGCGATCGCCGCATCGTCGTCGACTGGGCGATGCGCTATGGCACGCCGTCGATCCCCGAGCGGTTGGAGGCGCTGCAGAAGGCGGGCTGCGAACGCATCCTCCTGATGCCCCTCTATCCGCAATATGCGGCCTCGACGACGGCGACCGTCAACGACAAGGCCTTCGACGCGCTGAAGGCGATGCGCTGGCAGCCGGCATTGCGCACGCTGCCGCCCTATCACGACGACCCGGTCTATATCGACGCGCTCGCCACCTCGATCACGCAGTCGCTGGAAAAGCTCGATTTCGAGCCGGAGATCGTGCTCGCCTCGTTCCACGGCCTGCCGAAGGAGTATCTCGACAAGGGCGATCCCTATCACTGCCACTGCCACAAGACGGCGCGCCTGCTCCGGAAGCGGCTCGGCTGGTCGGAGGATCGGCTGAAGCTCACCTTCCAGTCGCGCTTCGGCCGCGCCGAATGGCTACAGCCCTACACCGACGAGACGGTGGAGGGACTGGCGAAGAGCGGCGTCAAGCGCCTCGCCGTCGTCAGCCCCGGGTTCGCGGCCGACTGCGTCGAGACGCTGGAGGAGATCGCGATGCAGAACGGCGAGATCTTCCGCGAGCATGGCGGCGAGCACTTCGCCGCCCTCCCCTGCCTCAACGACAGCCCCGAGGGGATGGCGCTGCTCGAACACCTCGCCCGCCGCGAACTGATGGGCTGGGTTTAG